The Bacillus sp. Bos-x628 genome segment AAAAAACTTCTCCCAATCAGATTTTAACACGTCTTATTTTAGTCGTAAATACCACTGTCCTCTTGAAAAAGACAAATGATCACGCCTGAAGATTTTTTCAGAAATTTTTTCTAAAAAAAAAAGCAAATCTCCGAATGATAGGAGATTTGCCTGATTGTTATCTTCTTTTTGAAACGGTGACATAAAGTGCTGGTACAATGAGCAGTGTGAGAACCGTAGAGAAAAAGACGCCTGATACAATACAGATTGCAAGCGGCTTAAAAAGTGGATCATCACTTAAAGCTATAGGCATTAATGCTACAAGTGCTGTAAATGCGGTGAGCAAAATTGGTCTCATTCTTGCTCTACCTGCTTCAATTACAGCTGTATGTTGATCAAGCCCAAGCTTACGCCGTTGCTCAATAAATTCGAACAGAACAACAGCATTTCGCACCACAATGCCTGCTAATGACACGATACCCATAGTCGCCATAAAGCTGAATGGGGTTTGTGTAACAAACAGTCCAATAATAGCACCTGAGATGGCCAAGTAAACAGTGCCTAGAACTAAAAGAGGGAGTATTAGCGAATTGAATTGAAATGCAATGGTCACATAAATAAGAAGCAGCACCACTCCAAATAAAAGGCTAATTTCAATGAAGAATTGCGTCTGGTCATCGTTTTCTCCTCCTTGAGATATGGTTATACCTTGTGAGACATCACTTTTTTCAACTTTACTCACGGCATCTTTCATATCGTCTTTAAACGTATCTGACGTTCCGGGGTACGCTTTTATCGTAATCGTTGGGATACCATTCTCATGAGGAATGCTCTCGTATTGCTCCGTTTCTTTTTCTTTCACATAACGACTTAGTGGTTCAAGAGACGGCACAGCGCCACCATTTGCATTGACAGGTACTTTCATTTCATTCAGTTTCATACCATTTTGATGTGTGCTCATCTCCTGTTTAACCAATAGATCTATGTCATCTGTTCCTTGTTTAAAGGTACCTATTGGGATTCCTTCGGTCACAAGACCTAACTGTCTGCTCACAAACTGAGCGCTTAAACCGTCTTCTGCCATTCGGTTACGGTTTAATTCAAATGATATGGTTTTCACTGGTTGATTGACATTGTCAGTGATCAGACTAGCACCATTTTCCTTCATTTCTTTTGTCAGCTTTTCTTTCACATCAATCAGTTTTGAAAATTGATCACCCGCTATAGATACGGTCACTGGCGCCCCTGTTGGTGGTCCTTGAACAATGGTTTTCATAAAGATTTCAGCATCTTTAAATTTCTCTCGTAAAGGCTCTGTCATACGGTCGATCAGCGCTGTACTTGTCATCTGATCATTGTCTACTCTCACCACAACTTGGCCTGTATGGTCACTCGCATTTGAGATGCTTTCATTAAATAAGTTCGGCAGTCCGCCACCTGCAAATATTGCGGTCTCTTCGATTCCTTTTTGCTGTTTGATTTCTTGTTCAATTTTCTCAAGTGTTTTATTTGTTTTCTCTAAAGTCGTTTCACTTGGAAGTGTGACCGTAACGACCACTTCTTTTTTATGAGCAGCAGGGAAAAATTCAAATGGAGTGACGAATATCAGTAAAAATGCAAATGTCGCAACGAATAGACCCGTTAATCCGATAAGAAGCGGTCGTTTGACGATCTTTGTCAGCATGCGATCCGCATAAAAATCTGCTAGTTTTTTGAATGGTTTTCCTAAAAATCCTGGTTCCTTTTGAACCGTCTTGTCCTTTCTTCTCCTGTTGACTGTATATTGATAGACTGGAACAAGCGTCAGCGAGATGACCATAGATGCAAGCACAGTCGTCACAAGAACGGAAGGTAATGCACGAATAAATGAACCGTTCGCACCTGATAGGAAAACGAGCGGTAAGAAGGCAAATACGACGGCAAGTGTCGATGTTAAAATGGACCCAGCAACCTCTTTTACTCCCGCAATGGTGCCCTTTAGCGGACTTTCGTATTTTTTCATCTGCCTCAAAATATTATCGTTGACAACAATGGCATCATCAACGAGTATTCCTAATGCAATAATGAAGCCAATGATGGAGATTTGATTGAGGTCAACTTGTAAAAATGGAAGTGGAATCGTCCCGATGGTAATCGATAATGGGATGGCTAGAGAAACGATAAACGCACCGCCAATTGTCAGCCCAAGTGTCGTCACAACGATAACAGCAATGACGGCAATGATGGCTTCTTTGATTAAATCGTTAAAGATCTTATTTACTTCGCTTTTTTGCGAATAGTAGTTTACCCACTCAACGCCATTTGGTAGCTGCTTCTCTTTTTCAATGACGTTACTTACTTTGTCATACATCTTAGGGATATCAAGACCTGGTTTTATATTGACAGTAAACGAATATGCTGGTTTACCATTATACGAAACAATATCATTTTTCTCTTTCTCCACTTCTTTTAAAGTGCCAAGCTGGCTAATAGGCACAGTCTCTCGATTCGTTTTTGAGAAAAGCTCAACCTTTTTCACTTGATCTAAACGATCATAGGCATCAATTGATAGCTTCACCTTTTCTCCAGATGTGCGAATGTCACCTAAAGGAGACGTGACAAATTCCTGATTGATGGCATTGATGACATCGTTAACATTTAAACCTTCATTTGCTAACTTATTGGAGTCAACATTCAATATAGCTTGCTTTTCATTGAAACCTTTGATAACAACACCGTCAACACCTTTGATGTCTTCTACTTTTTCCTTTAGTGAACGCAGTGCTTCCTGACTTTTCATTAAGTCGGATGTTTTGCTTGCTACCAGCATATATGAACCAACTGGAACCTGACCAAATTCATCCTTCACATCTGGTTCCATGACGCCGTCAGGAAAAGAAACATTTGTGATTTCATTTTTAATTTGACTTGCAACCTTTTGAAAATCTGCTTGATCATCAATTTTCACCACAATATTGGAAAAGCCAATTGCAGATACAGAACTCGTTTTCTCCACACCATTGACATCAGATATAGCTGATTCAAGCTTATTAGTTACATCTGTTTCCACCTTTTTCGCATCTGCACCAGGAAAAACGGTTGAAATGGTGACGATATTCGCTTGGAATTCAGGGAGTTCTCGTTTAGGAAGCTGTGTGAACAAGTAACCGCCTACAATGAGAACGATAAAAAATAAAATAAAAACAAGCTTTCCTCTTTTTAAAAAAGCTTTAATCATTATTTCACCTACTTAAATATTTATTTTTAATGAATTATTTTTAACTCATTATTAATTTATCATCTTGGTGAAAAAATGCAA includes the following:
- a CDS encoding efflux RND transporter permease subunit; its protein translation is MIKAFLKRGKLVFILFFIVLIVGGYLFTQLPKRELPEFQANIVTISTVFPGADAKKVETDVTNKLESAISDVNGVEKTSSVSAIGFSNIVVKIDDQADFQKVASQIKNEITNVSFPDGVMEPDVKDEFGQVPVGSYMLVASKTSDLMKSQEALRSLKEKVEDIKGVDGVVIKGFNEKQAILNVDSNKLANEGLNVNDVINAINQEFVTSPLGDIRTSGEKVKLSIDAYDRLDQVKKVELFSKTNRETVPISQLGTLKEVEKEKNDIVSYNGKPAYSFTVNIKPGLDIPKMYDKVSNVIEKEKQLPNGVEWVNYYSQKSEVNKIFNDLIKEAIIAVIAVIVVTTLGLTIGGAFIVSLAIPLSITIGTIPLPFLQVDLNQISIIGFIIALGILVDDAIVVNDNILRQMKKYESPLKGTIAGVKEVAGSILTSTLAVVFAFLPLVFLSGANGSFIRALPSVLVTTVLASMVISLTLVPVYQYTVNRRRKDKTVQKEPGFLGKPFKKLADFYADRMLTKIVKRPLLIGLTGLFVATFAFLLIFVTPFEFFPAAHKKEVVVTVTLPSETTLEKTNKTLEKIEQEIKQQKGIEETAIFAGGGLPNLFNESISNASDHTGQVVVRVDNDQMTSTALIDRMTEPLREKFKDAEIFMKTIVQGPPTGAPVTVSIAGDQFSKLIDVKEKLTKEMKENGASLITDNVNQPVKTISFELNRNRMAEDGLSAQFVSRQLGLVTEGIPIGTFKQGTDDIDLLVKQEMSTHQNGMKLNEMKVPVNANGGAVPSLEPLSRYVKEKETEQYESIPHENGIPTITIKAYPGTSDTFKDDMKDAVSKVEKSDVSQGITISQGGENDDQTQFFIEISLLFGVVLLLIYVTIAFQFNSLILPLLVLGTVYLAISGAIIGLFVTQTPFSFMATMGIVSLAGIVVRNAVVLFEFIEQRRKLGLDQHTAVIEAGRARMRPILLTAFTALVALMPIALSDDPLFKPLAICIVSGVFFSTVLTLLIVPALYVTVSKRR